The DNA segment TGAATGTGAGATTTtataacaaaacattttttatatatatttttatattaagcaaattttatgtaaattagtttaaataaacaagtaattaatcaaattaCTTAATAACacctatatgtatatataattcaaaCCTAATACCAAGGTTATACAATAATAAATCGAATAATATGTTAGCATCGTTCTTAATTATTTGACTATATACGTTAGTCAACGAAATTAACTCGTgctacataaataataaataatgcaaTAATAAACTGGGTATAGCTTGGCCTTCCCAGTGAAAAGTCATCAAACACGGTTTTGaagtaatactttttttttcccctGAATGGGAACGCGCGTTTAGACCAACACGACACTAATAAAGACTCGGGGTTTCATAATGAAAAGGGAGAAAAATGTATCCACCACTCACTATGCTCCACATTGTAGTGAATAGAGATTGATCAAGTGATCATATACTACTACTATATGCTATCCGCATTATCTGCAGCAACAAATAAATGTGGAAGCTGACACTAGTGCAAAGTGCAAACATAGAGAATATTAGCAACAGTGTTTGTGTTTCCATTATCGCCAAATATATTGGTTACtgtattattatcattttaaagcATAAAAAACAGTCTCAtacaatagctagctagtggTGTATATTCTGTAATATCTTGCTATCGTAACAATCTATTAAtaaatctttaaatatttatatatagtatGTTTGTGTTAGACTTTATAAGACCTCAATCTGGTGTTGGAGAGAAGCTAACAAATTGCATTAGTAGTTGAGGACGTTATTGCTTATTATCCTCATTATCCCTAAGAACATGGATTTCATCCTGATGATAGTTGCATTTAGATAAGTTATATATGGTAGTTCTTTTGTAACTTAATAGTCAGCACAGTTTTACTCCTAAAATTGGGGTTTCTATAGCTAAATAAATtgactgtatttttttttttttgtgtgtgcgtGTGAAATTATGAATGATTCTTTCCTCTGTCTTTTATGTGTGTTAACTATTAGTGACCAGGTCATTGGGCCAACTAATCATCATCCCTAAATTAATTCGAAAAAACACTTATCTTTTCGTTCGCAACgcattttaattagattttaatttttttcattagcgaaaaattcatttgtctatttgataaacaaattcttttaaataatttttagtatttttttaaacgttatttgaagtaatttttttaaaaacgttaacttttaattttttatattttattttatttgtatttttgatatatttattcatttatcttattatttttaaaaaaatcataattttattatttttctatcatattAAATTTCTCAGCTATTGCAGCAGTTGGTTGTATCAAAcgataagttaattttttagtttataattacgagttaatttttttaatttttaattaacttttaaaataattttatcaaatataatctTAGTGTTGGATGTATTGTATACCACTCTTGGAGCAACTGGCTTTCTTCCTAGCAAAAAGATAAGAagaaattttttacaaattaattaaaagtagcaGAGGACGAAAACTATGTCCACCATAGCAGGGATACAAACAAATTGGTTTGCAAAATTGACTGAGACAGGACAGAGAAGAGAAGGTGGATCTTTCATTGCATTTTTTACATTCTTCTCAGTTTTTAGAGAAAAGGGTGGAATTCAATTCTAGCCGCACAGCCCAGATgaggttaaaaagaaaaactgttGTACAAACCAAAATCCACACAATCTCAAAATATAGTTGTTAATTgtaacaataattaatattgaataTTAATCGCATGCTGTTAATTCAATTACACGCTCTATATATTTTAAGGAAgtaaaacttttatttaatatcaaaAGCTTTACTTTCTTAAATATATCGAGCAAGTACAGTGCACACAACTCATTGTTTCTTTTTGTAGTTTAAGAGGCGGATAAAATGAAAGACCAAACGTGCACTATTGTTAATGAGCCATACTAGTCATTACTGTATCACTAAAACAAATATAAGTCATTATAGACACATGTAATTACTTGTTGATAATTATTGACACTACTActgaatatcataaaaaatagatcTGGTGCACTGGATAAACTGTATGAATAACACGAGAAGAAAACATAGAAAACAttgcataataataaaaagaaataattagatCTATTACTGTTTAAacgtgtttttttaaaaaggtacGTTCAGTTTCAGTAATGTCCACATCAAGGTATCTGAAAGTAACAGTGTTCCTGGCTGATCATATGGACCACGTAATTGAGTGCCATATCAAAGCATTGCTGTTTTCTTATCACAACTCACAAGGCCTTCGAATGGGGCATAATTAATGTTCTCTGCCATTATTTCGTATTAGTGCTGTTAAGATTCCAAAATAGATCAAGCACTAAGACCCAACCCTTGCAAATTTCGTacattcaaaaaattataaatgatttgtAGGCTCCTCTTTAATGTCGCATTCTCTGGATACATTGCTCGTTGCTTGCACGTTTCCTTTTATGTTGATTAGCCTTACATTGAATTCTATATAGAATCATCTTCCCCCTCTTATATAGATTACTCTTAGATGAAATTCTATCTAGAATCGTGTTTCCAGTTTCCTGTAAATGCATTAACTTTTAGTGCAACTTTAATACAATAACTCTCCTTTGGCTGTTTTTAATGGAACACGCTTATATACATcacttattttttctcttttcaataCAAACACTTCTAAGCATTCATTTTTTCCAATGAAGCAACTCTCTAAGCACCTTTAACGATTGTTATGGAAGAACCCATATCTTGTGAAGCAATGATGCTTCCCCCATCAAGTGACGATGCAACATTGTAAGAATACGGATAATAAtatctctttaattaattagtttttttttcttttattgttcaaTGACAACTACTCCCACTAAGAATAAttctttaaaacaaattaatgttTCATTGTTTTGTAAAACTATAACTAattcaaaacaaattatttttccttgccATATAAAATGAAACGGCTGAAGTATTACTAATATGCTTATTTTCAATGCACTTGCAACATGATTAACAACCTTTTATTGATTAATCAACGATActgctaattttttaaaatactactaCATTCTTTAATCCAGGGTGCTTATCATAAGGGAATTTGCTATTTACACATCTCATTTGTGTTAAGTACACTTCCGTATCTCCTTTTTTTCGCTTTAATTATCTATTATACcctttttcccttttccttAAAGGAGTATACTCCTTGTAACTTTTCCTTTCTGGAAATGTTTTTTCGGAATATAACTCATGCTTGTTTCGAAAATGTGTTTCCAAAACTATATATTCTTGGATTTTGATATTTTCACATAGCCCATAACATATTAATGgttattaataatgatataattGATATGTTGatagcatttttaaaaaatcaataaaatcaattgaattaattattttgattggtCTGATGTACAAAATGCCCTATCATAAGGACTAGAGTAATAATTACCAAAATTATTCTTCCATAATTTCCAACAAATGTTTACCATAATTTTACTAATTACTccattttatttaacaaatcaATCATCACAACAACACTTACAATAAATACCCCAGTtgttttatcaattttatttaagataaatagttattttcatcCCTAAAAATGTGTATCATTGACAATTTCgttcttaaaagataaaaaaaataatatttaatcccaaaaaatataaaaaataagacaaatttGTGGAGTTAACTTTTGTCCATTAATATTAAAAGATTCCCTTACACAACATGTATATATGAAAATGTTATGAAATCAATGCTAATatgaataaaaagattaaagtaattaacaaatatgtccataaatttaataatttattgatatttttgtccTTCAATTATACAATTCACGGATAAgtatatttacaaaatatatataaacctaACTAATTGACATTAACAACAACATACATGCATCACCTATAAAGACTtaaaaatttctgattttgttattatgatatattataAAGCAACACACTTACTTGTAGTGAACAAgtagagaaggaagaaaaaaaagaaaccgAAAGTAAAGAGCCTGATCAGCTATCAGCGGTTTTTCAGGGGCGTTTTATTAggcattatttttgtttgttttgattgTATAGCACGGGTAAGTGCAATCAACATTGCCTATTGATAATTGTATATGCACACTGCAGAGGTTTGAATTTTAAAACTCAGTGTCACTTTGTCGTCCACGTGGCAGTCACCGACGAGTAACGACGCGCATTGCGCACTTCCTTTCTCTCTTTCCCctttgtttctctctttaacACACACTACTCTCCCTGCACTGCCGTCCATTCTCTCCAGAACCTTCCCATGCTCTGCTCGCCCCAGACCGGAAAATCCGGTCTAAACTGGCTCGACCGCCTCCGCTCCAACAAGGGCATCCCCACCGGCGACGAACCTGACCTCGATTCCTTCCTCCTCTCGGCCCCTCCGCAATCCCCGCAGGCCCGCCCCAATGACCCGCCCCTTAACCCTCCCTCCGTGGCCCGCGACGAGCCCATGCCCATGAGCACCATCCTCGCTGAGCTCTTCTGCATGGGCGCCACCCTCtccaaaacaaacaagaaatgcCCCAGGAAACAGACCAACCCTAAAATCTTCCTCGCTTCCTCCGCcgccgccaccaccaccacctcctctAAATCCTCCGCCCCAGTCCCCGCCCCCGCCGCTCCCAGTAGCGACGCGTTGGTGCCGGAAGTGGAAGATGAACCCGCCGCGGATCGCGACGAGGACGAGGAGGAGGGGAACGAGTTGAAGGGGTTCACAAAGAGCGAGGTGACGGTAATTGACACGAGTTGCCCCGGGTGGAAGGTGGACAAGTTCGTGTTCAGGAAGAACAACGTTTGGAAAGTCAGAGAGCGGAAACCTAAGAACAGGTTTCTCGCCAAGAGGAAAAGTAACTCCACTTTCGCACCTCGTGAAGTTGATGTCAATGCAATTGAGAACTCCAAGTAAGACCATACGTAGTTTTTGTTTCTGCGTCTATTTTGCTTCAATCATTCCAATGCGTTTGTTTCAGTTTCAACTTTGAAATCAAAACTTTTCAATTATTCGATGGCGtctgtgtttaatttttaaattgtgttAGTTACTCTTATCACAGCTAATACCGTCGTTACGtgctttaaatttttgtgtttcTGTATTCTGTGTTGCTGTTATGTGGTGTTTTGTGTTGTTCGCATCGTTATCGCATGCTTGGAAAATGGTAGTGcctttatattttatgttgGTTTCGGTGGATTGCTATATTTCCTGTTCAAGATTTGTATTGGTGGGGGGTTTGGAGTGGCAATGTCGGTGTTCTTTTAACTGTTTTGTCATCTCACGCACGGAAGTTTTTGCTTGGATTTGACAATGATTTGATGAAGAATAAAATTGCAACTTCTAGTGCAATGTAGAAAAGTGTTTGCTTTCCTACTTCTATTCTTGGATTCTTTAATCATTAAATTTCCTGTTCTGCTGGCTTTTGTTCTTAATACTTGACAAGGTTTGCTTATATAATTGAAATTGTTCAAACTACATCTTATATAATTCCTACCCTATGTTTACATGTGTTGTATAAtctttggttaagttattgaaGTCTAATATTACCATGTTAGTATGATTAGTTAACTcaggttcaaatttcttgtgaCATTAATATTCTTGTGGTGCTGACATGGGCAAATTGTGTTTACTTTGGTAAAAAGTTATACATAATTCGGTGCTAACAAACATGATGGTATTTGTTTTAAGAGCTTTCTGTGTATAGAAGCTAGCAGTGTTGAATGAAAGGTATATTACCTATTGAGTCAGAGTGGTCCTTTTAGGCAACCTTTTTTAGCATTTAAAACCATTTTCCATTCTCCCTGTTGCTTAATTAATAGTGcaagaaaatataaagaaaaatatgtctAACTATAAATGGGAAAATTGTTGTCTTTCAATGCTGGAGGTTAATGTGATGCTCATTGCctcctatatttttatttatttattgagatTGGCTTGTAGATCTGTTAATACTACTTGTATTGTCCTCTCTCTCAAATTTAAGTATGATGACGATTCCTTCAACTACATACACTACTGTTGTTGATTTACAACACCACCTGACATCCAGAAGCAAAATGAGAGGATAACATCATTTGATGATTAGTTTTAATGATCGGAGACTCTGTTATGCACAAGCTTATTACTgtgtttttttaagataaaggaCAAAAGCTCTGAAAAGCtcagttttctatttttatttttatttgaagctgttcataattaattttagagtATTACTACTTGCACATGCGTCTTACTATTTCCCTATAAGCCTGTGTATATTTAACTAGCCCTTCTCAAACTTCTTACCATTGTGAGACGATTAattatcattcataattttacCCTGAAGTTTTCTTTGTCATTAAAAGAAACGATTACATTAAATTCTAATCAATAATATTATCTTTGTATTTTCTTTAGTAAGTTTTAACACACAGACATTGCAATTCAGCACAAATTTTCCATGTGTTTCAATAAATGAAGTCTGTTGTACTTCAATCTGCATACCCTTGTATGATTAGATTTATACAAATTCTGTTTTTGGTGGTCAGTTTGTTTTATATTACCATTTCTGCCTCCCTCTAAATTTCCCTTGAGCTCTTTGAGATAAATTTCCAAGATATCTCTATGTTGTCTTGTTCTAGAATTGAGAGCAAGCTAGTTTTCTGTCAACACCTGTTTTGTGCTGTTTGGGAACTACCTTGATGATAGACACTGTGGAATTAATACAAGTTGGTCCTtggtattatttaattttgtttctacATTAATAATGTTGATAACATAAATATAACACATTTGCATTTGTTCTATcggttcatatatatatatataatatgctgAACCTTGTTACGTTTCAGGTTGTGAAGCAAGTGATTGTATGCAATGCTTTTCACCTTTGAAATAAGTTGCAATAAGTCAATCAGTATAAAcaaatgttcttttttttagGGTCATTGCATGGTGATTATATCCACATTTTGTGGATGTGGCatatttcaactttcaagtacATATAATTTTGCAGTCCtaagaattttaatatttcttgtGCTGTCATGTTCAGGGACAATGTAATCAACATGAGAGGAGAGAAGCCTGTAAAGACACAAAAGGTGATCTAAAAGCCTTACCCAAAAAGAGGCAAGTACACTTACTGTAAATTGCTTATGGTCACTGATTTTCTTGTTTTGATGCTTTAATCAGGCCATTTTGGTAAGAAGTATGTGAAGAACATGGAAAGGAAGGAGATCTATGTAACTAGACTATAAGGTAGTTCGGATAGGTTGATCTTCTTCCTTTCACATCTCTTCAAATACTCTCTTTCTATGTTgactagaaatagaaatatgCCATAACACCTTACaggttctcttctttttttttcaggttTTCCAAACAAATCCAGAAAGGAAAATACATCTGTCATTTTAATAACAGCCACCTCTTTGTAAAAGAGCACAGGAAAAAGAACAAAGTTTAAGAAACCAAGAGtcagaaaataattaaagtctTTACAGGTCATTTAACTTGAAATTTTAAGTTAGCTGCAGCAAGTTAATGCAGGTTTCGCCTTTGTGCAATTTGATGGTGGCACTACTGATCTATCATTGgcatttatcaattaaaaactaCGATGTCCTCTTGGAAAGAGCTTGGTTTTGGAGTTCTAAACATGCATTGTAGTGTCAAAACATTAGCCTTTGTAAATTTCGGTTCTATTTTTcctaaattgaaatatttttttcttcaatatatTACTATATTTGCAGCCGTGAGTTGCTTTTCTTTCCTTGGTTAATTATTAGGATATTTTGCTTCATGTTAGATAGAGACtcatattttgatataattctttttaaaagtGAATTAGTACAAGTTCAGCTAACACCATTAAGAATGAGCCAGTCGCTAGGGGTTTAGATATATTGCACGTGGTCATATATTTAGACTTTATGTTGTCATTGAAAAAGGGGAATTGAAATTATCTCATGATACAAACTTATAAGAGGATGGCCTTGTAAAAGAAAAGAggcaataaattttttaattgggcCTACCATTATTTATGTCGGGTCTAAAATTCAAGGGGTTACATTTGTTAAAATCTTTACGTTTATGCTATAATCTTAGAAGCTATATTAGAACATAGGTTAATTAATCTTTAGGTTTCTCTGttgttttcgatttttttttatatttattttagaagttTGTAACTAACTACTTGGAGTTTCAAAGAATCCTTACCATACTCCTAGAAATTTTTGTGGTCTTTTAACAATTGAGATCTATCTAGAAAGTTTTGAAACTGAGAAGATtaagttgacaaaaaaaaaaaaaacttgttgagATTGTAACTAACTACTTGGAGTTTCAAAGAATCCTTACCATACTCCTAGAAATTGTTTGCAGAGATTCTGACACCCAAGAAACTAGTAGAATAACGATAAGTAGAAACTAATAGAATAGCGATAAGTTGACATGGATAGAACGCACTTGAGAGAGGGGGTGGGATGATAATGTTGGGAAATCTATAAGCATTATGATGGGCAAGAATATGGCGAATTAAGAGTGACCATATGATGGGTTAAATCACTTATTGTTAACTTGTTGAGAGGTCTCTACTTACTGTTAGaaagttataaaattgttaTCCCATCAAGTAGATTTTATGACGAATAAGAACTCATTAGAAAGTGGGCAATTTGCTCTCAACACAAGAACTGAATTTTCTCGTCAGATGAAGAATTATAAACTAGCAATATATTTAGGCACACTCATCCTTGATCCTTCTCTATTAATGATGATATGTTATAGTAGTAACTTGTATCTATGCATGATTTAGACATTCTACAGTTgctttaaattttatcattggGTCCCTATATTTTTCAACATCCAACATtttgaaaatgcaaaaatatgttaaatcttAGGCCTGAACCTGTGATTGCATAAATGTGAACAAGTAATGAAACACCTACTACATAACACATTTGGTATGAGTACAACCAAACTATTATATGTAAAGTTTTGAAAGGAGTTTCGAGTGCAAACACGAAGAGATATAATCCGGTTGACTTtagtcaattttagagtgtttagaaGTTTAAATCAATTAAGTGATATCAGGTTGGTTTGGTTAGGTTTTATTGAAGACAATTCTGGGCAGCatcttcaacaacaacaacaacaacgccttatcccactaggtggggtcggctacatggatcaacttccgccataatgttctatcaagtaccatacttctatccaaatcattaagttcgagatccttcttgATAACCCCTCTTATAGAAAACTCTGTTTGATTGTGACCCTATCACTTGCATTTCTCTCGGTGACCAACATTTACCTAATCAACTCTAcacaacacaaaataaaatttgctagacaaacaattaaataaagggCAGAGGtgaaaaatgataaactttTCATGGTGTAATCTGGATAAGTAATAGACACGAAACAGAACAAAACCAGTGATGAAAATTATTGTGTAGCATTGTTAGAGAAAAGGCGTATTCTGGGCATTATATGCAAATGCAGTGCAATCAAAATGGTGCATCTCTTTCATTCTACAGTCGCTTGTCATCCAAGCATACAATACATCATACTTTAAAACGTCAGAGCCTCCATTGAATTTGCCTATGCACTTCTGGCTCCAAGAAACCGCCATTAGTATCCGCTAATCATGTACAAGCTCTTGTGTTCTTACAAAAAGAGTTTCTTGTGGGAGCCCATCATTCTTTCAGAGAGGATTCTATAGCTGGTTCAAGCACTACAGACTCCAATTTCTCTGCTTCACCATCACCTTTAGGTATAATGAGTCCATATCCTCCTTCTTTTCGTTTGTACACAATATTAATTTCCCCTGAGAGGAAAAGCATTTTAATTCCCAGGATAAATTACTCATAGTAAGTGGGGGAGGGGGAGAAAATGGTGGGagaaacaaaaccaaacaaaagATAGATACACACTAATAGCTCACCAGTTTCTTCATTTCGAAAACCATAAAAGTCATGATCAACATTTTCAAGCTGCTCAATTGCTTCAGCCACAGTCAATGGTGGCATGTCAAAGTACTTTGTGCGAACAACCTGATCAGACAGCTCACAATTCGGGTAGGCGCAATGTAagcaaagagaaagaaaagcacAGTCTCATGATAAGCAATAATGTATCTACCAACAACAGATAGCACAGGAGTTTTTCAATATGAATACAAGGTTTGAATTACTCACAGCTTACCACCCATCAAATTCTCTATCCTGTGTATTTAGAACTTTCACACTTCTATACAACAAaaccttatcccactaggtaaggccggctacatggatcacacTATGTTATTCCACATGGTTAACAATGAATACAAATGTTGACAAGTATACATGTATGAACCCAATTCAagatgtgcaaaatcagaaatcAAAGCGagcataataaagaaaatgaaggaaattGGCATGACACGAAGAAGAGATAAAATGAAACCAAACAAGACCGATAACTGTTAAGTACCAACTACCAACCTCATCAATTGATTCTTCCTCCTCCCGTGGGGATAATATTTCATCCTCTTCCATAGGTAATTGCTCCACGGGCTCCCTAACCTTTAGCCTATTGAACCCCTTCATGTGGCGACCATGATCTGACACCTTTTCCTTTATTTTCCTCAACTTCCTCTGAATGATTGATG comes from the Glycine soja cultivar W05 chromosome 6, ASM419377v2, whole genome shotgun sequence genome and includes:
- the LOC114415623 gene encoding uncharacterized protein LOC114415623 isoform X1, whose protein sequence is MLCSPQTGKSGLNWLDRLRSNKGIPTGDEPDLDSFLLSAPPQSPQARPNDPPLNPPSVARDEPMPMSTILAELFCMGATLSKTNKKCPRKQTNPKIFLASSAAATTTTSSKSSAPVPAPAAPSSDALVPEVEDEPAADRDEDEEEGNELKGFTKSEVTVIDTSCPGWKVDKFVFRKNNVWKVRERKPKNRFLAKRKSNSTFAPREVDVNAIENSKDNVINMRGEKPVKTQKAILVRSM
- the LOC114415623 gene encoding uncharacterized protein LOC114415623 isoform X2; protein product: MLCSPQTGKSGLNWLDRLRSNKGIPTGDEPDLDSFLLSAPPQSPQARPNDPPLNPPSVARDEPMPMSTILAELFCMGATLSKTNKKCPRKQTNPKIFLASSAAATTTTSSKSSAPVPAPAAPSSDALVPEVEDEPAADRDEDEEEGNELKGFTKSEVTVIDTSCPGWKVDKFVFRKNNVWKVRERKPKNRFLAKRKSNSTFAPREVDVNAIENSKDNVINMRGEKPVKTQKVI